A single window of Methylocella tundrae DNA harbors:
- the recF gene encoding DNA replication/repair protein RecF (All proteins in this family for which functions are known are DNA-binding proteins that assist the filamentation of RecA onto DNA for the initiation of recombination or recombinational repair.) yields MHAAAPPTETLTHKREDPAQAGVKRLTLSDFRSYATLDLALDARTIVLTGDNGAGKTNVLEALSLLTPGRGLRRAELGDCARNDGAGGFAVSVEIQTSLGGVQLGTGIEQNGAAAPSRKYRIDRESAPSIRAFCDHVRVVWLTPAMDGLFTGPAGDRRRFLDRLVLSIDADHGARVNALERALRGRNRLLEDRLGSSERIWLDAIEREVAELAIAVAAARFETVSKLSALISDARGEADSRFPFAELKLQGEIDSLIETRPALEAEDIYRRILRDNRGRDASAGRTLIGPQSSDLRVRHGVKQAEAAQTSTGEQKALLVGLILAQARLVKAMSGMAPLVLLDEIAAHFDPTRRAALYDLLAILGAQVWLTGADPSAFAGLEGKAQMLKVTPGRISAFN; encoded by the coding sequence ATGCACGCCGCCGCTCCGCCGACCGAAACCTTGACGCATAAGCGCGAAGATCCGGCGCAGGCTGGCGTCAAACGCCTGACGCTCTCTGATTTTCGCTCCTACGCCACGCTTGACCTTGCATTGGACGCGCGGACGATCGTGCTGACGGGAGACAATGGCGCGGGCAAGACCAATGTGCTCGAAGCTCTTTCGCTGCTGACGCCGGGGCGCGGCCTGCGCCGGGCGGAGCTCGGCGATTGCGCCCGCAATGACGGCGCAGGCGGCTTTGCCGTTTCGGTCGAGATCCAAACGTCCCTCGGCGGCGTCCAGCTCGGCACCGGGATCGAGCAGAATGGCGCGGCGGCGCCCTCGCGCAAATATCGCATCGACCGGGAATCGGCGCCGTCCATTCGCGCTTTTTGCGATCATGTCCGCGTCGTCTGGCTCACGCCCGCCATGGACGGACTCTTCACCGGGCCCGCCGGAGACCGCCGGCGCTTCCTCGACCGTCTCGTGCTTTCGATCGACGCCGATCACGGCGCAAGGGTCAATGCGCTCGAACGCGCTCTGCGCGGCCGCAATCGCCTGCTCGAAGACCGTCTTGGGTCGAGCGAGCGCATCTGGCTCGACGCGATCGAGCGGGAAGTCGCCGAACTCGCCATCGCCGTCGCCGCCGCCCGCTTCGAGACGGTCTCAAAACTCTCCGCTCTGATTTCCGATGCGCGGGGCGAAGCCGATTCGCGGTTTCCCTTCGCGGAACTGAAGCTTCAGGGAGAAATCGACAGTCTCATCGAAACCCGTCCCGCGCTCGAGGCCGAAGACATCTATCGCCGCATCCTGCGCGACAATCGCGGGCGCGACGCCAGCGCCGGGCGCACATTGATCGGACCGCAGTCGAGCGATCTGCGCGTCCGCCACGGCGTCAAGCAGGCGGAGGCGGCGCAAACGTCGACCGGCGAGCAGAAGGCCCTGCTCGTCGGCCTCATCCTCGCGCAGGCCCGTCTCGTCAAAGCGATGAGCGGCATGGCGCCGCTGGTCCTGCTCGATGAGATCGCCGCGCATTTCGACCCGACGCGACGCGCCGCGCTTTATGATTTGCTGGCGATCCTTGGCGCGCAGGTCTGGCTGACAGGCGCCGATCCTTCCGCTTTTGCCGGTCTCGAAGGCAAGGCGCAAATGCTGAAAGTCACGCCGGGCAGGATCAGCGCCTTCAATTGA
- the ftsY gene encoding signal recognition particle-docking protein FtsY, translating into MAKDNDAGNGAAKPKLGLLGRMFDRRGELAAAAEPPPEQKEAATPVPTPAEPAPKGWWERLRHSLARSSNSIGTGLVAIFTKRRLDAGMLDDLEDVLIRADLGVATAARIAEIVGKGRYDKTIEVDEVKEILAAEVERVLAPYARPIEIDAGVKPYVILVVGVNGSGKTTTIGKLATQLTGEGRRVILAAGDTFRAAAIEQLRIWGARVGCEVVAREQGSEASALAFDAIRRARETEADVLLMDTAGRLQNRAELMAELEKIIRVMKKVDPSAPHAVLLVLDATVGQNAMNQVEIFGKVAGVTGLVMTKLDGTARGGILVAIAEKFKLPVHYIGIGEGPGDIAAFEARDFARAIAGMDEESLADPR; encoded by the coding sequence ATGGCAAAAGACAATGACGCGGGCAATGGCGCCGCCAAGCCGAAACTCGGTCTCCTTGGCCGGATGTTCGACCGGCGGGGGGAGCTGGCGGCCGCGGCCGAGCCGCCGCCAGAACAGAAAGAAGCGGCGACGCCCGTTCCAACTCCGGCTGAGCCCGCGCCGAAAGGCTGGTGGGAGCGGTTGCGCCACAGCCTTGCGCGCTCGTCCAATTCGATCGGCACTGGCCTTGTCGCGATCTTCACCAAGCGACGCCTCGACGCGGGAATGCTCGACGACCTCGAAGACGTGCTGATCCGGGCGGATCTTGGCGTCGCCACCGCCGCGCGCATCGCCGAAATCGTCGGCAAAGGCCGATATGACAAGACGATCGAGGTCGATGAGGTCAAAGAAATTCTGGCGGCGGAGGTCGAGCGCGTGCTTGCGCCCTACGCCCGGCCGATCGAGATCGACGCAGGCGTCAAACCTTACGTGATTCTCGTCGTCGGGGTGAACGGATCAGGAAAGACGACGACGATCGGCAAGCTGGCGACGCAATTGACCGGCGAAGGCCGGCGCGTGATTCTCGCCGCGGGAGACACTTTTCGGGCCGCGGCGATCGAGCAATTGCGCATCTGGGGCGCGCGGGTCGGCTGCGAGGTCGTCGCCCGCGAGCAGGGGTCAGAAGCCTCGGCGCTGGCGTTCGACGCCATCCGCAGGGCGCGCGAGACCGAGGCGGACGTGCTTTTAATGGATACCGCCGGGCGCCTGCAAAATCGCGCCGAGTTGATGGCCGAACTCGAAAAAATCATCCGCGTCATGAAAAAGGTCGATCCCTCCGCGCCGCATGCCGTGCTTTTGGTGCTGGACGCGACCGTCGGCCAGAACGCCATGAACCAGGTCGAGATTTTCGGTAAAGTGGCGGGCGTCACCGGCCTCGTGATGACCAAGCTCGACGGCACCGCGCGCGGCGGCATCCTCGTCGCCATCGCCGAGAAATTCAAGCTGCCGGTCCACTACATCGGCATCGGCGAAGGTCCCGGCGACATAGCAGCCTTCGAGGCGCGCGATTTCGCCAGAGCCATCGCCGGCATGGATGAGGAAAGTCTCGCCGACCCGCGTTGA
- the miaA gene encoding tRNA (adenosine(37)-N6)-dimethylallyltransferase MiaA: protein MTTLARHPSAILIAGPTASGKSALALRLARAMGGVLINADSMQVYRDLRILTARPSVEEEAQAPHRLFGEIDAAVNYSVALWLEAAREALGEAQAEGRLPIFVGGTGLYFKALTQGLSAIPPVPEEIRARVRAEGAAATPAELHRRLAACDPVMAARLRPTDPQRILRALEVFEATGQSLAAFQGLRSPPLMDITQTRAMFLDPGRDELKRRIGARFDLMLDAGALEEAEIQRGRNLDSALPLMRAHGLRHLIACLNGEIALGEASLLAKRDTWTYARRQFTFARHQLPGFEWANEAGAEALALA from the coding sequence GTGACAACGCTCGCAAGACATCCCTCCGCAATTCTCATCGCCGGACCGACCGCCAGCGGCAAGTCGGCGCTGGCGCTACGGCTGGCGCGCGCCATGGGCGGCGTTCTCATCAATGCCGATTCAATGCAGGTCTACCGCGATCTGCGGATTTTGACGGCGCGTCCCAGCGTCGAGGAAGAGGCTCAAGCGCCGCATCGCCTGTTCGGCGAGATCGACGCGGCGGTCAATTATTCGGTCGCTCTTTGGCTCGAGGCCGCGCGCGAGGCGCTGGGCGAAGCGCAGGCCGAAGGGCGCCTGCCGATTTTCGTCGGCGGCACGGGGCTTTATTTCAAAGCGCTGACGCAAGGGCTTTCCGCCATTCCCCCTGTGCCGGAAGAGATTAGGGCTCGTGTGCGGGCTGAGGGCGCCGCCGCCACTCCCGCCGAGCTGCACCGGCGGCTTGCCGCCTGCGACCCCGTGATGGCGGCGCGTTTACGCCCGACCGATCCGCAACGCATTTTGCGCGCGCTCGAAGTTTTTGAGGCGACGGGGCAAAGCCTTGCCGCGTTCCAGGGCCTGCGCTCGCCGCCGCTGATGGACATCACTCAGACCCGCGCCATGTTCCTCGATCCCGGCCGCGACGAGCTTAAGCGGCGGATCGGCGCGCGTTTCGACCTGATGCTTGACGCCGGCGCGCTGGAGGAGGCCGAAATCCAGCGCGGGCGCAATCTCGATTCCGCGCTGCCGCTGATGCGCGCGCATGGGCTTCGCCATCTGATCGCCTGTCTCAACGGCGAAATCGCCCTCGGCGAGGCGAGCCTTTTGGCCAAACGCGACACCTGGACCTATGCGCGGCGCCAATTCACCTTCGCACGCCATCAACTACCTGGATTTGAATGGGCGAATGAAGCCGGCGCCGAGGCTTTGGCGCTGGCGTAG
- the ispH gene encoding 4-hydroxy-3-methylbut-2-enyl diphosphate reductase, with protein sequence MSVKPKLNVLLCAPRGFCAGVVRAIDAVEEALRIYGAPVYVRHEIVHNKYVVETLKAKGAIFVEELDEVPDTSQPVIFSAHGVPKSIPVEASSRNIFAIDATCPLVTKVHREAELHHRQGRQVLLVGHAGHPEVVGTLGQLPGGSIVLVQTVEDIATLQVADENNLAYVTQTTLSVDDTRNMVDALTRRFPNIVGPHREDICYATTNRQEAVKRIAPIVDALIVVGSSNSSNSQRLKEVAERSGCKLARLVLRADDVEWELFSNISSLGITAGASAPEILVEEIMDAFAQRFDLHVEEISTANEGVFFPLPRELRRATV encoded by the coding sequence ATGTCCGTCAAGCCAAAGCTAAATGTCCTTCTTTGCGCGCCGCGCGGTTTTTGCGCTGGCGTCGTCCGTGCGATCGACGCTGTCGAAGAGGCGCTTCGCATCTATGGCGCCCCGGTCTACGTGCGCCATGAGATCGTGCACAATAAATATGTGGTTGAGACGCTGAAAGCCAAAGGCGCCATCTTCGTCGAAGAACTCGACGAAGTGCCCGACACGTCGCAGCCGGTGATTTTTTCCGCCCATGGCGTTCCAAAATCGATTCCGGTCGAGGCTTCATCGCGCAACATATTCGCCATCGACGCGACCTGTCCTTTGGTGACAAAGGTGCATCGCGAAGCCGAACTGCACCACAGGCAGGGCCGCCAGGTGCTCCTCGTCGGCCATGCGGGGCACCCGGAGGTCGTTGGCACCCTCGGCCAATTGCCGGGCGGCTCGATCGTTCTGGTGCAGACGGTCGAAGACATCGCGACATTGCAGGTCGCGGATGAAAATAATCTCGCCTATGTGACGCAGACGACGCTGTCGGTCGACGACACGCGCAACATGGTCGACGCCTTGACGCGACGGTTTCCAAATATCGTCGGGCCGCATCGCGAGGATATTTGCTATGCGACCACCAATCGCCAGGAGGCGGTGAAGCGCATCGCCCCGATCGTCGATGCGCTGATCGTCGTCGGTTCTTCGAACTCCTCGAACTCGCAGCGACTGAAGGAGGTCGCCGAGCGCTCGGGCTGCAAGCTGGCGCGTCTCGTGCTGCGGGCCGACGACGTGGAATGGGAATTATTTTCCAATATTTCTTCGCTTGGCATCACGGCGGGGGCCTCCGCGCCGGAAATCCTCGTCGAAGAAATCATGGACGCCTTCGCGCAGCGGTTTGATTTGCATGTCGAGGAAATCTCGACCGCGAATGAGGGCGTATTCTTCCCGCTGCCGCGTGAGCTGCGCCGCGCCACGGTCTAA
- a CDS encoding alpha/beta fold hydrolase: MTDLADLFPGFSTHWVATEAGRFFVRAHGEGPPLLLLHGYPQTHVEWHRIAPKLAERFSVVLMDMRGYGWSSAPRSDKGALYTKRLMAQDAIAVMEKLGHIRFSLLGHDRGARVGYRLALDHPERLEKLALIDIIPTASRWRSLNAAEALKAYHWMFLAQPEPLPETLIGAAANFYVDYTLANWTAAKDLSAFDPRALAHYRAALNEPSRIHATCEDYRAGATIDRNDDEADEAAGRKITAPLLVLWGGRGLGGGGSPLDIWRQWAGNVQGQPLQGGHFLPEENPEATLEAVLAFL, from the coding sequence ATGACAGATCTCGCCGATCTTTTTCCCGGCTTTTCTACGCATTGGGTCGCTACGGAGGCCGGGCGGTTTTTCGTGCGCGCGCACGGCGAAGGCCCTCCGCTTCTGCTGCTGCATGGCTATCCGCAAACCCATGTCGAATGGCACAGGATCGCGCCAAAGCTCGCCGAGCGCTTTTCGGTCGTTTTGATGGACATGCGCGGTTACGGCTGGTCCAGCGCGCCCCGCAGCGACAAGGGCGCCCTTTATACCAAGCGCCTGATGGCGCAGGATGCCATAGCGGTGATGGAAAAACTCGGCCATATCCGCTTCAGCCTCCTCGGGCATGATCGCGGCGCGCGCGTCGGCTATAGGCTCGCGCTCGATCATCCGGAGCGCCTCGAAAAACTCGCCCTCATCGACATCATTCCAACCGCCTCGCGCTGGCGGAGCCTCAATGCGGCGGAAGCGTTGAAAGCCTATCACTGGATGTTTCTGGCGCAGCCGGAGCCCTTGCCGGAAACGCTGATCGGCGCCGCCGCGAATTTTTACGTCGATTACACGCTCGCGAACTGGACCGCCGCCAAGGATCTGTCCGCCTTCGATCCCCGCGCCCTCGCCCATTATCGCGCCGCGCTGAACGAGCCCTCGCGCATTCATGCGACCTGCGAGGATTATCGCGCCGGCGCGACGATCGACCGCAACGACGACGAAGCCGACGAAGCCGCCGGCAGAAAAATCACGGCGCCGCTCCTGGTTCTCTGGGGCGGGCGCGGACTGGGCGGCGGCGGCTCGCCCCTCGATATCTGGCGCCAATGGGCCGGGAACGTGCAGGGCCAACCGCTCCAGGGGGGCCATTTCTTGCCCGAGGAAAACCCCGAGGCGACGCTGGAGGCCGTGCTCGCGTTTCTCTGA
- a CDS encoding phosphoenolpyruvate carboxykinase → MTNQAGFFNPSFGVEKFGLKDLKSISYNLEAPQLYEESIRRGEAKVARDGPLVAETGVHTGRSPKDKFIVRDALTEETIWWDNSSAITPAHFDVLYADMLAHAAGRDLFAQDLFGGAEPANRVNVRVITEYAWHSLFIRNLLIRPSREEIQSFVADLTILDLPSFEADPTRHGCRSQTIVAIDFSRKIVLIGGTSYAGEIKKSVFSYLNFVLPAKEVMPMHCSANVSGDGASTLFFGLSGTGKTTLSADAARTLVGDDEHGWSPEGIFNFEGGCYAKAIKLSREAEPEIFATTERFGAIMENVVLHPQTRAPDFDDASKTENTRIAYPLHFIANASATGRAGHPTNIVMLTCDAFGVLPPIAKLESAQAMYHFLSGYTAKVAGTEKGVSEPQATFSTCFGAPFMSRHPSVYGNLLRDLIARHDVNCWLVNTGWTGGKYGVGRRMPIKVTRGLLAAALDGSLAKAAYRRDTYFGLATPLAVAGIESSILNPVETWASREEFAAQAMKLVDMFRANFEKFASHVDAEVIEAQPAAVAA, encoded by the coding sequence ATGACTAACCAAGCCGGTTTCTTTAACCCTTCATTCGGAGTCGAAAAGTTCGGCCTCAAAGATTTGAAGAGCATTTCCTATAACCTCGAGGCGCCACAGCTTTATGAGGAATCCATTCGCCGCGGCGAGGCGAAGGTCGCAAGGGACGGCCCGCTCGTCGCCGAAACGGGCGTTCACACCGGCCGTTCGCCAAAAGACAAATTCATCGTCCGGGACGCGCTGACCGAAGAGACGATCTGGTGGGACAACAGCAGCGCCATCACGCCAGCCCATTTCGACGTTCTTTACGCGGATATGCTCGCGCATGCCGCTGGCCGCGATCTCTTCGCGCAGGATCTTTTCGGCGGCGCAGAGCCCGCCAACCGGGTCAATGTCCGCGTGATCACCGAATATGCGTGGCATTCACTATTCATCCGTAACCTTCTGATCCGGCCATCAAGGGAGGAGATCCAGTCCTTCGTCGCTGATCTGACGATCCTCGATCTTCCCTCCTTCGAGGCCGATCCGACGCGGCACGGATGCCGCTCGCAAACGATCGTCGCGATCGATTTCAGCCGCAAAATCGTGCTGATCGGCGGCACCAGCTATGCCGGCGAAATCAAGAAATCGGTGTTCAGCTATTTGAACTTCGTGCTGCCGGCCAAAGAGGTCATGCCGATGCATTGCTCCGCCAATGTAAGCGGGGACGGCGCCTCGACCTTGTTCTTCGGCCTGTCCGGCACCGGCAAGACCACGCTTTCGGCCGACGCCGCGCGCACGCTCGTCGGCGACGACGAGCATGGCTGGAGCCCCGAGGGGATCTTCAATTTCGAGGGCGGCTGCTACGCCAAGGCGATCAAGCTGTCCCGGGAGGCGGAGCCCGAAATCTTCGCCACGACCGAGCGTTTCGGCGCGATCATGGAAAACGTCGTCCTTCATCCGCAGACGCGCGCGCCCGACTTCGACGATGCGTCGAAGACCGAAAACACGCGGATTGCCTATCCGCTCCATTTCATCGCCAATGCGTCGGCGACGGGGCGCGCCGGCCATCCGACCAACATCGTCATGCTGACCTGCGACGCCTTCGGCGTCCTGCCGCCGATCGCAAAACTCGAATCGGCGCAGGCGATGTATCATTTCCTGTCGGGCTATACCGCCAAGGTCGCCGGAACGGAAAAGGGCGTGAGCGAGCCGCAGGCGACCTTCTCGACCTGCTTTGGCGCGCCCTTCATGTCGCGTCATCCGAGCGTCTACGGCAATCTGCTGCGCGATCTCATCGCGAGGCACGATGTGAATTGCTGGCTCGTCAATACGGGCTGGACGGGCGGTAAATATGGCGTCGGCCGCCGCATGCCGATCAAGGTCACGCGCGGCCTTCTCGCCGCGGCGCTCGACGGCTCGCTGGCGAAGGCGGCTTATCGCAGGGACACCTATTTTGGCCTGGCGACGCCTCTCGCCGTCGCCGGGATCGAATCGTCCATACTTAATCCGGTCGAGACCTGGGCCTCGAGAGAAGAGTTCGCCGCTCAGGCGATGAAACTGGTCGATATGTTCCGCGCCAATTTCGAGAAATTCGCGTCCCATGTCGACGCCGAAGTCATCGAGGCGCAGCCGGCCGCCGTCGCCGCCTGA
- a CDS encoding TorF family putative porin, which produces MSGRTNTLLSLLAGILLSASAPIAYAADLAATPAPAPATPPIDFAFGMKLANDYVFRGVDQSNGHFAAQGYVEARLLDFAYLGAWTSNVSFPTAYGLTNPAAEVDLYGGLRHTWGALTLDVGALYYEYPNQSYPLPGQVSINYYEVYFKPTYVINDTFTVGGNLFVTNNYVNTGAGGTYLSGTLKANLPPLLPYKDIATYISGEVGEEFLGTARTGLDLPSYTTWNVGIGATWNVMTLDLRYSGSSLSRGECTIVSGVPNWCGNRFIASLAIDTTLLTLGK; this is translated from the coding sequence ATGTCAGGCCGGACGAATACGCTACTATCCCTTTTGGCCGGAATTCTTCTTTCGGCTTCAGCGCCAATCGCCTATGCCGCCGATCTGGCGGCGACGCCGGCGCCAGCGCCCGCGACTCCTCCGATTGACTTCGCGTTCGGAATGAAGCTCGCGAATGATTACGTGTTCCGTGGCGTCGATCAATCGAACGGCCATTTTGCGGCCCAAGGGTATGTAGAGGCCCGGCTTCTCGATTTCGCCTATCTCGGCGCATGGACGTCAAACGTCAGTTTCCCCACCGCGTATGGACTCACCAATCCCGCGGCCGAAGTCGATTTGTATGGCGGCCTGCGTCATACCTGGGGCGCCCTGACGCTGGATGTGGGCGCGCTCTATTATGAATATCCGAATCAGTCGTACCCGTTGCCCGGCCAAGTTTCGATCAATTATTACGAAGTTTATTTTAAGCCGACCTACGTCATCAATGACACCTTTACCGTTGGCGGCAATCTCTTCGTCACGAACAATTACGTCAACACGGGAGCGGGTGGGACCTATCTCAGCGGTACGCTGAAGGCAAACCTCCCGCCGCTGTTGCCCTACAAGGATATCGCGACCTACATTTCCGGCGAAGTCGGAGAAGAGTTCCTCGGAACAGCCCGGACGGGACTCGATTTACCGTCTTACACCACTTGGAATGTCGGCATCGGCGCGACGTGGAACGTGATGACGCTCGACTTGCGCTACTCGGGCAGCTCGCTGAGCCGCGGGGAGTGCACGATTGTCAGCGGCGTGCCGAACTGGTGCGGCAATCGCTTCATCGCCAGTCTTGCTATCGACACCACGCTGCTTACGCTCGGCAAATAG
- a CDS encoding outer membrane beta-barrel protein, whose product MSRRTNTLSTLCVGALLSASAQLAYAADVAPAKPPAGWWDTFTVGAVVEAGITVNPDSPSNGLNFGSLYTDKANSLLLNQFLLTAARPIDPTSKDYDFGFKFQGMYGSDARYTHFLGELDYAINSRYQLDVVEANLQAHLPWLTSVFAGGIDAKVGQFISLQGEETIDPTNNFFYSHSYIYNFGIAAKLTGAAFVAHVIPELDIYAGFNTGNNTGFGWPGDNNAGVGFEGGIGLNLLGGNLTALATTNIAPQNPATPLGDAACACYPSNTLRYLNDLVVTWKATDKLTFVFEGNYAHDDTNIPAGGASAYGAAGYASYAITDWLKLNGRAEVWRDNNNFFVSSLGAPGNFNFVNSEHGFLNFGGYPPAGAFAPAPTTYLELTAGLNISAPPIPNLFNVPSAAWIKSVMVRPEIRYDSSLNGTTPFNVATKSSQWTFGGDILVKF is encoded by the coding sequence ATGTCACGCCGGACGAACACTCTATCAACTCTTTGCGTGGGGGCCCTTTTGTCGGCTTCCGCGCAATTGGCCTACGCCGCCGATGTAGCGCCGGCTAAACCGCCGGCAGGATGGTGGGACACCTTTACCGTCGGCGCAGTCGTCGAGGCCGGCATAACCGTCAACCCTGATTCTCCGTCGAACGGCCTGAACTTCGGCTCTCTTTACACCGACAAAGCCAATTCACTGCTGCTCAATCAGTTTCTTTTGACGGCGGCGCGGCCGATTGATCCGACGTCGAAAGACTATGATTTCGGCTTCAAGTTCCAGGGCATGTATGGCTCGGACGCTCGCTACACTCACTTCCTGGGCGAACTCGACTACGCGATCAACAGCCGCTACCAGCTTGACGTCGTCGAAGCCAATCTTCAGGCGCATTTGCCCTGGCTGACCTCGGTATTTGCGGGTGGCATTGACGCGAAAGTCGGCCAGTTCATTTCGCTTCAGGGCGAAGAAACCATCGACCCCACCAACAACTTCTTCTATTCGCATTCCTATATCTACAACTTCGGCATCGCAGCCAAGCTGACCGGCGCCGCGTTCGTCGCGCATGTCATTCCCGAGCTCGACATTTACGCCGGCTTCAATACCGGCAATAACACAGGCTTCGGATGGCCCGGCGACAACAACGCCGGCGTTGGCTTCGAGGGCGGCATCGGCCTCAACCTGCTCGGCGGCAACCTGACTGCTCTGGCGACCACAAACATCGCCCCTCAGAATCCGGCGACGCCTCTCGGCGACGCGGCCTGCGCCTGCTACCCGAGCAACACCTTGCGCTATCTCAATGACCTCGTCGTCACCTGGAAAGCGACAGATAAACTCACCTTCGTGTTCGAAGGCAACTACGCCCATGATGACACGAACATACCAGCTGGCGGCGCCAGCGCTTATGGGGCTGCCGGATACGCCTCCTATGCCATCACCGACTGGCTGAAGCTCAACGGCCGCGCCGAGGTCTGGCGCGATAACAATAACTTTTTTGTTTCGTCGCTTGGAGCTCCCGGCAACTTCAATTTCGTCAACAGCGAGCACGGCTTCTTGAACTTCGGCGGATACCCGCCCGCTGGCGCCTTCGCTCCGGCGCCGACGACTTATCTGGAGCTGACGGCAGGCCTCAATATCAGCGCGCCGCCGATCCCAAACCTGTTTAACGTCCCGAGCGCGGCCTGGATCAAGAGCGTCATGGTGCGGCCTGAAATCCGCTACGACTCGTCCTTGAATGGCACGACGCCCTTCAATGTCGCGACGAAATCCTCCCAGTGGACCTTCGGCGGCGACATCCTCGTCAAGTTCTGA
- a CDS encoding transporter — MVLSSKTRLLLGCSVGLLVSLLGAQPARADDSAPAPDKSAYSLFNPTPTDAMRAFEPERPAKILNPFTVDAGHFQIESDFLSYTHANVAGAGTTQFETTDPTIKLGLTSSIDLELDFYGYLTSATHSNQTGGLIANGHGFGDTIIKTKINLVGNDGGDFAMALVPFVKAPSAAPGLGNGVVEGGVALPMQINLPSDFVLALQTEYDVLKNANDSQRYANLVNIANLSHSLSFISKDLSASVEFFSAVGTDPFTPAEYTLDLGLAYLIRPNVQLDAGANFGLTRASPGLNLYTGVTTRF; from the coding sequence ATGGTCCTGTCGTCGAAAACGCGGCTTTTGCTCGGCTGCTCCGTTGGGCTTCTCGTCAGCCTGCTTGGCGCGCAACCGGCGCGCGCCGATGATTCGGCGCCTGCGCCCGACAAGAGCGCCTACAGCCTGTTCAACCCGACGCCGACGGACGCCATGCGGGCCTTCGAGCCCGAGCGCCCGGCCAAAATCCTCAATCCCTTTACCGTCGACGCAGGTCATTTCCAGATCGAAAGCGATTTTCTCTCCTACACCCACGCCAATGTCGCGGGCGCGGGCACGACGCAGTTCGAGACCACTGATCCGACGATCAAGCTCGGCCTCACGAGCTCCATTGATTTGGAACTCGATTTCTACGGCTATCTGACGTCCGCGACGCATAGCAACCAGACCGGCGGCCTTATCGCCAACGGCCATGGTTTCGGCGACACAATCATCAAGACCAAGATCAATCTTGTCGGCAATGACGGCGGAGACTTTGCGATGGCGCTCGTCCCTTTCGTTAAAGCCCCCTCCGCCGCGCCGGGTCTTGGCAATGGCGTGGTCGAAGGCGGTGTGGCGCTCCCGATGCAGATCAACCTGCCGAGCGACTTCGTTCTCGCTTTGCAGACTGAGTATGACGTCTTGAAAAACGCCAACGACAGCCAGCGCTACGCAAATCTCGTCAATATCGCCAATCTCAGCCATAGCCTGTCTTTCATCAGCAAGGATCTGAGCGCCTCCGTCGAATTCTTCTCAGCCGTCGGCACGGATCCCTTTACGCCCGCCGAGTACACCCTGGATCTTGGCCTCGCCTATTTGATCCGGCCGAACGTGCAGCTCGACGCGGGAGCCAATTTCGGCCTGACCAGGGCATCTCCGGGTCTCAATCTTTATACGGGTGTCACGACGCGTTTTTGA